One window of Candidatus Woesearchaeota archaeon genomic DNA carries:
- a CDS encoding HAD hydrolase-like protein, with protein sequence MSSKKLVLFDVDHTLMDVGDSHKKAFAKAFKKTYNIEVDYSEWAFNGYTDLQIINELIEKNNLEKDPKKVAEIIQIMIKEFQKENLEHSFLLDGVKETLEKLDNKDNVILGLVTGNIEAIAYTKLKHLKIRQYFILGGFGHSSDIRSELVESAVKQAENKLGKINKRDVFIIGDTVHDIEAAKDAGVRVIAVATGVCGYGELKKKKPDFLLHDLKDTGKLMDVIMNG encoded by the coding sequence ATGTCAAGTAAAAAATTAGTACTTTTCGATGTGGACCACACTTTGATGGATGTGGGAGATTCGCACAAGAAAGCATTCGCAAAGGCTTTCAAAAAAACATATAACATTGAAGTAGATTATTCTGAATGGGCATTTAACGGCTATACAGACTTGCAGATCATAAATGAACTGATTGAGAAAAACAATCTCGAGAAAGACCCAAAGAAAGTAGCTGAGATAATTCAGATCATGATAAAAGAGTTTCAGAAAGAGAATCTTGAGCATTCATTCCTGCTTGATGGCGTAAAAGAGACACTTGAAAAGCTGGATAATAAGGATAATGTTATTCTTGGGCTGGTAACAGGCAATATAGAAGCTATTGCATATACAAAGCTTAAGCACCTCAAGATAAGGCAATACTTTATTCTTGGGGGGTTTGGGCATTCTTCTGACATAAGGTCTGAACTGGTGGAATCTGCTGTAAAGCAGGCTGAAAATAAGCTGGGAAAGATTAATAAAAGAGACGTGTTTATCATAGGGGATACTGTACATGACATTGAAGCAGCCAAGGATGCCGGCGTTAGGGTAATTGCTGTTGCTACAGGCGTATGCGGCTATGGTGAACTGAAAAAGAAAAAACCGGATTTTTTGCTTCATGACCTGAAAGATACGGGAAAATTAATGGATGTGATAATGAATGGCTGA